A genomic window from Streptomyces sp. 846.5 includes:
- the trxA gene encoding thioredoxin, producing MGTRELTKDNFNEIVEENPFVLVDFWASWCGPCRSFAPVYDKAAEANPDLVFAKVDTEAQQELAAAFEIRSIPTLMIIRDRTVVFSQPGALPAPALEDLIKQARALDMDEVRRETGQDPKAAEEV from the coding sequence ATGGGCACGCGCGAACTCACCAAGGACAACTTCAACGAGATCGTCGAGGAGAACCCCTTCGTTCTGGTCGACTTCTGGGCGTCCTGGTGCGGCCCCTGCCGGAGTTTCGCACCGGTGTACGACAAGGCGGCGGAGGCCAACCCCGACCTGGTCTTCGCCAAGGTCGACACCGAGGCCCAGCAGGAGCTGGCGGCCGCCTTCGAGATCCGCTCGATCCCCACACTGATGATCATCCGTGACCGCACGGTCGTCTTCTCGCAGCCGGGCGCGCTTCCCGCCCCCGCGCTGGAGGACCTGATCAAGCAGGCCAGGGCGCTCGACATGGACGAGGTCCGCCGCGAGACCGGCCAGGACCCGAAGGCCGCCGAGGAGGTCTGA
- a CDS encoding OB-fold domain-containing protein, giving the protein MPTTAEQVFQDGLALGELRYQCCRWCAGRSAQLRLLCATCGGTEFDWERSSGQGRIYRMAAPSGAGEAGGTAVVELDEGFRMNARLVPVPAHRLWPGAPVRLEVTEDGGALRPAFRPVAA; this is encoded by the coding sequence ATGCCGACGACCGCCGAGCAGGTCTTCCAGGATGGGCTCGCCCTCGGGGAACTGCGCTACCAGTGCTGCCGGTGGTGCGCCGGCCGCTCCGCCCAGCTCCGGCTGCTCTGCGCGACCTGCGGCGGCACCGAGTTCGACTGGGAGCGCAGCAGCGGCCAGGGCCGGATCTACCGCATGGCGGCGCCGAGCGGCGCGGGCGAGGCCGGCGGCACCGCGGTGGTGGAGCTGGACGAGGGCTTCCGGATGAACGCCCGGCTGGTGCCGGTCCCGGCGCACCGGCTGTGGCCCGGGGCTCCGGTCCGGCTGGAGGTGACCGAGGACGGCGGGGCGCTGCGCCCGGCGTTTCGCCCGGTGGCGGCCTGA
- a CDS encoding TetR/AcrR family transcriptional regulator, with protein sequence MRPSGHDALLEAARQEFSEQGFGSASIRAIAQRAGMSLSAMYHYYSGKQELLHAILEESLDTYFATCARALAEVGEEPADRLSAVVAATTRFRAENRTRSNILLSEERSLDPERLASYSSRHAEATNLFRHAIDAGVKAGIFLTPYPDEARRAVIAMCNAVAQWFRPDGAISLDELVDRHVAIALTIVEYRPQRSWSAGRG encoded by the coding sequence ATGCGACCCTCCGGACACGATGCGCTACTGGAGGCCGCCCGGCAGGAGTTCTCCGAGCAGGGCTTCGGCAGCGCCTCGATCCGCGCGATCGCGCAGCGCGCCGGGATGAGCCTCTCCGCGATGTACCACTACTACTCGGGCAAGCAGGAGCTGCTGCACGCCATCCTGGAAGAGAGCCTGGACACCTACTTCGCCACCTGCGCCCGCGCCCTGGCCGAGGTCGGCGAGGAGCCCGCGGACCGGCTGTCCGCCGTGGTGGCCGCGACCACCCGGTTCCGCGCCGAGAACCGGACCCGGAGCAACATCCTGCTCTCCGAGGAGCGCAGCCTGGACCCGGAACGGCTGGCCAGCTACAGCAGCCGCCATGCCGAGGCGACCAATCTGTTCCGGCACGCCATCGACGCGGGCGTGAAGGCGGGGATCTTCCTGACCCCGTACCCGGACGAGGCCCGCCGGGCGGTCATCGCGATGTGCAACGCCGTCGCCCAGTGGTTCCGCCCGGACGGGGCGATCAGCCTGGACGAGCTGGTCGACCGCCATGTGGCGATCGCGCTGACGATCGTCGAGTACCGCCCGCAGCGCTCCTGGTCGGCGGGGCGAGGCTGA